The Candidatus Hydrogenedentota bacterium genomic interval GACGGAAACCACGGCGTCCGTGGAATTGCTGGAAGACGCGTTCATCACGAACGATCCGCGCGTGCGCCGGTTCACGGCGACGCTGACGGGGCTGCAGCCGGATACCGCGTATGCGTACATCGTGGGCGACCCCGCGCGAGGCGCGTGCAGTGACCCTGCCGGGTTTCGGACGGCGCCCGCCACGCGCGCGCCTTTCACGTTCTTGTTCTTGAGCGACACACACAATTCGCCCGCGGCAGGCGAACTGCTCGAGGCCGCCCTCAAACGCAACCCCGGCACGGCGTTCGCCGTGGTCTCGGGCGACCTCGTCGGCACCGGCCAATATCGCGACGATTGGGACAAGTTCTTTGCCCACTGCGCCTCGTTCACGAGGCAAAGACCGCTCATGCCGTCCATTGGCAATCACGACGCGATCGACGGGCTGGGCGCGGACCTGTATCTCGCGTCGTTCGACCTGCCGCGCAATGGCCCGCCCATGCTCGCGCCCGAACGCACCTATGCATTTGAATATGGCGACGCGCTTTTCCTCATGATGGACGTCACCGAGCCCATCGCGCCGCAGGCGGACTGGATCGATGCTCAGCTCGAAGGGAGCGATGCGAAGTGGAAGTTCGCCGTGCTCCATTTTCCGGCGCATTTCCCGGAGGACAGTGATCCCCAGATCCGCGACGCGTGGTGCCCTGTCTTCGACAAGCACCACGTCGATTTTGTTCTGTCGGGCCATGTGCACGACTACATGCGCTCGTACCCGATGCGTGGGGGGGAGATCGTGGAATCGCCGAAGGATGGCACGATCTACATGCTGACGATATCCCTGAACGACGGCGGGCCGATGCCGCCGAAGCCCGAATACGCGGCAGTAATGGAGAAGCCGGGCGTGGCGGTGACCGTCGTGTTCCGGGTCGAAAGGGACCGCGTCTTGTTGCAGGCCGAAGATGTGGCCGGCAAGGTCTACGACCGTTTCGTCGTGGAAGCGGAATAGCTGCGGGGCGTCCGCGCGCGGCTCAGGAATTAAAGGAATCGATATACGTCGCGAGCCATGCCCAGACCCGGCTTGCCGGGTACTTCGTAGGATAGCGGACAAAATCGACGTGGCCGTCCATATACAACACGTTACAGCCGCCGGGCACGTGATTGAAGGTGTTGTAGCCGCCGCGCGAGAGGGGCGGGCCGATGTGGTCGTAAGAGACCACGATGGTTGATTGAGCTTCTGCCGCGCTTGCGGGGTTATTGATGTCCGTAATCAGGAAGCGTTCGATGCCTTCCCGCAGCCGGTAGATGGTAACCATGCCGCGCGACTCGTGGTTGTACGGGGGAAAATCCTCGTGAAACACTTCATTGTGATCGTTCGGATTGAGCAGCACGGAGGCCAGGTCCAAGGCCAGCGCCATGGACGTGTCCACGCCCAGCACCGGGTCAAACATGTTGTCGTCCGCGTCGCCGATGAGATAATCCTGCGGTCGCAACGCCCATCCGACATAGATGTACGAAAACGCCGTCAAACCGCAGATATCGAGCTTGTCCGGCCCCTGATGGTAAACCGCGTGCTCGAAGACGCGCTGCGCGTCCGGGTCCGATGGACATAGAAGGATATTCAAGTCACTAAAATACTCAGGATACGTCTGTTCGCCGTCGAAACACAGGTTGGACATGTTCCAATCGGCGCACGCCCCCGATTCGCTCGACCGGATCTTCAATGTGGGGAATAGCCCGTCGTTCTCATTCGCATACATCTTGAACATGAGGCCGCATTCTTTGAGGTTGTTGGCGCAGCTTGCGCGGCGGGCCGCCTCGCGGGCGCGGGCCAAAGCGGGGAGCAGAATGGCCGCCAGAATGCCGATAATGGCGATGACGACGAGCAACTCGATCAAGGTGAAGCCTCTCGTGCGCATGACTGTGTACTCCTCGCGTGCCGAAACGTGGCTGCACCCCGTGCCCCCGAACGACGGCCTTTATGGTACCACACCTTCTCGCCGCAAATCCGGCCGTCTTCGCCCGCGAAATGACACGCCCCCGCGCCGTGTTACCCGTTACGTCACCGCGATGTTGGGCATAGCGCCGCGCATCGGGTAGAATCGCACCTCACGCAACGGAATGTTTCGTGCTGAAAGACCCATGATGAATGCTTCCGAGAAGAAGGCACTGGAATCCCTTTCTTGCGAGGTGCGTACGGACGGCCTGACGCGCCAGATCTACGCCACCGACGCGTCGCTGTACCAGGTCGTTCCGGAGGCGGTCGCGTTTCCAAAATCGGCGCGCGAGGCGGCGGAGGCAATACAGGCGGCGGTCGCAGCAAACCTGGCTGTCACGCCGCGCGGCGCGGGAACGGGCCTGGCGGGCGCCGCCGTTGGCGGCGGGCTTGTGCTCGAGTTGGCCCGCCACAACCGGCAGATTCTCGAATTCAACAAGGATGCGCGCACCATTCGCGTGGGCGCAGGCGTCGTGCTCGATCAGTTGAACGCCTATCTCCAGCCGCACGGGCTGTGTTTCGGGCCGGACGTCGCCACGAGTTCGCGCGCGACCATTGGCGGCATGATAGCGAACAATTCGAGCGGCGCGCGCGCCCCGATTTACGGTGTGACCATCGATCACGTACGTTCGCTCGAAGTGGCGCTGGCGGACGGGCGCGTCGTCGAGGTCGGCGCTGAAAAAGACGGCTTCCGGGAACATCTGGACGCCATTGATGCGCTCATCGCGCCGTTTTCGGACGAAATTCGCGCCCGTTTCCACGAACGCATCGTGAAACGGTGGCCGGGTTATGCCGTGGACCGGTATCTCCGGCATCCGCGGGACATGAGCAAGCTGCTGGGCGGCAGCGAAGGCACGCTTGCCGCGATCTTTTCCGCCGAATTGAATCTCGTGCCGATCCCAAAGAAGAAGGGACTTGGCCTGTTGTTCTTTGCTTCGGTCGAGGAGGCCATGCAGGCCACGGTGCGCCTGCTCGAACTGCAGCCGGCCGGCATTGAACACATTGACGACGTGCTTTTCGACCAGACGCGCGGACAACTGCAATTCAAGGCCGCGCGCGAATTGCTCGAACTCGATGCGAAGCCGTGCAAGGCGATCTTGCTCGTCGAGTTCTATGAGGACGACCAGGACAAGTTGCATGCGCTTACCGGAATGAACCTGGGGCTG includes:
- a CDS encoding metallophosphoesterase family protein, producing the protein MFHPFTLIGDWHQRPRASRGRRVCSFSLAQLLVLHACCLLLVEGTPQADSPVQTAVSQLATRLAASRDEAALAALDDAAILQCLTPEEREIFATQHWCFDVDTPAVVSIMRHTAQEIVPFWLADAGFVKTPMTVRNEEYEYEVWQRTFDAGRVLLGINGFDKHRPHYFVAVGPKDSGPAPRLGNFMPPDQRVFEMREGATIYHDWPELVLTEVPPALRGHVLLPTIRGRAREAHLVGAFRKTEFPASAQPDQVLLTWSGDPRTSVSVQWRAAPAVETGIARYRRADAAADAPWTETTASVELLEDAFITNDPRVRRFTATLTGLQPDTAYAYIVGDPARGACSDPAGFRTAPATRAPFTFLFLSDTHNSPAAGELLEAALKRNPGTAFAVVSGDLVGTGQYRDDWDKFFAHCASFTRQRPLMPSIGNHDAIDGLGADLYLASFDLPRNGPPMLAPERTYAFEYGDALFLMMDVTEPIAPQADWIDAQLEGSDAKWKFAVLHFPAHFPEDSDPQIRDAWCPVFDKHHVDFVLSGHVHDYMRSYPMRGGEIVESPKDGTIYMLTISLNDGGPMPPKPEYAAVMEKPGVAVTVVFRVERDRVLLQAEDVAGKVYDRFVVEAE